In the genome of Streptomyces collinus, one region contains:
- the disA gene encoding DNA integrity scanning diadenylate cyclase DisA: protein MAANDRASAPGKSGGSAGTDGLMRASLSAVAPGTALRDGLERVLRGNTGGLIVLGSDKTVEALCSGGFVLDVEFTATRLRELCKLDGGIVLSSDLSKILRAGVQLVPDPTIPTEETGTRHRTADRVSKQVGFPVVSVSQSMRLIALYVDGQRRVLEDSAAILSRANQALATLERYKLRLDEVAGTLSALEIEDLVTVRDVSAVAQRLEMVRRIATEIAEYVVELGTDGRLLALQLDELIAGVEPERELVVRDYVPEPTAKRSRTVDQALAELDALTHAELLELSTVARALGYTGAPETLDSAVSPRGYRLLAKVPRLPGAIIDRLVEHFGGLQKLLAASVDDLQTVDGVGEARARSVREGLSRLAESSILERYV, encoded by the coding sequence GTGGCAGCCAACGACCGGGCATCAGCTCCCGGAAAGTCCGGTGGGAGTGCCGGTACCGATGGCCTGATGCGCGCCTCCCTGAGCGCCGTGGCACCGGGCACCGCCCTGCGTGACGGCTTGGAGCGCGTACTCCGCGGCAACACCGGCGGTCTCATCGTGCTCGGCTCCGACAAGACGGTCGAGGCGCTGTGCAGCGGCGGTTTCGTGCTGGACGTCGAGTTCACCGCGACCCGTCTGCGCGAGCTGTGCAAGCTGGACGGCGGCATCGTGCTGTCCTCGGACCTGTCGAAGATCCTTCGCGCGGGCGTGCAGCTGGTCCCGGACCCGACGATCCCGACGGAGGAGACGGGCACCCGGCACCGCACCGCCGACCGTGTCAGCAAGCAGGTCGGCTTCCCGGTGGTCTCCGTCTCCCAGTCGATGCGGCTGATCGCCCTGTACGTCGACGGCCAGCGCCGCGTCCTGGAGGACTCGGCGGCGATCCTGTCCCGTGCCAACCAGGCCCTCGCGACCCTGGAGCGCTACAAGCTCCGCCTCGACGAGGTCGCGGGCACGCTGTCGGCGCTGGAGATCGAGGACCTGGTGACCGTCCGGGACGTCTCGGCGGTCGCCCAGCGCCTGGAGATGGTCCGCCGCATCGCCACGGAGATCGCCGAGTACGTGGTGGAGCTGGGCACGGACGGCCGACTGCTGGCCCTCCAGCTCGACGAGCTGATCGCGGGCGTGGAACCCGAGCGCGAGCTGGTCGTGCGGGACTACGTCCCCGAGCCCACGGCCAAGCGCTCCCGCACGGTCGACCAGGCCCTCGCCGAGCTCGACGCCCTCACCCATGCCGAGCTGCTCGAACTGTCCACGGTGGCCCGGGCGTTGGGCTACACCGGCGCGCCCGAGACGCTGGACTCGGCGGTCTCTCCGCGCGGGTACCGTCTCCTCGCCAAGGTGCCCCGGCTCCCCGGCGCGATCATCGACCGCCTCGTCGAGCACTTCGGCGGGCTGCAGAAGCTGCTCGCCGCGAGCGTCGACGACCTCCAGACGGTGGACGGCGTGGGCGAGGCCCGGGCGCGCAGCGTCCGCGAGGGGCTGTCGCGGCTGGCGGAGTCGTCGATCCTGGAGCGGTACGTCTAG
- the radA gene encoding DNA repair protein RadA, with protein sequence MAARTKTTKDRPSYRCTECGWQTAKWLGRCPECQAWGTVEEYGAPAVRTTAPGRVTTSALPIGQVDGRQATARPTGVPELDRVLGGGLVPGAVVLVAGEPGVGKSTLLLDVAAKSASDEHRTLYVTGEESASQVRLRADRIGAIDDHLYLAAETDLAAVLGHLDAVKPSLLIMDSVQTVASPEIDGAPGGMAQVREVAGALIRASKERGMSTLLVGHVTKDGAIAGPRLLEHLVDVVLSFEGDRHARLRLVRGVKNRYGTTDEVGCFELHDEGITGLADPSGLFLTRRAEPVPGTCLTVTLEGRRPLVAEVQALTVDSQIPSPRRTTSGLETSRVSMMLAVLEQRGRISALGKRDIYSATVGGVKLSEPAADLAVALALASAASDTPLPKNLVAIGEVGLAGEVRRVTGVQRRLAEAHRLGFTHALVPGDPGKVPAGMKVLEVADIGDALRVLPRSRRREAPRDEEGRR encoded by the coding sequence ATGGCTGCCCGTACGAAGACCACCAAGGACCGCCCGTCCTACCGCTGCACGGAATGCGGCTGGCAGACGGCGAAGTGGCTCGGCCGCTGCCCCGAGTGCCAGGCCTGGGGGACGGTCGAGGAGTACGGCGCGCCCGCGGTGCGGACGACGGCCCCGGGCCGGGTCACCACCTCCGCCCTGCCCATCGGCCAGGTGGACGGCCGCCAGGCCACCGCCCGCCCCACCGGCGTGCCCGAGCTGGACCGCGTGCTCGGCGGAGGCCTGGTCCCCGGCGCGGTGGTGCTGGTCGCGGGCGAGCCGGGCGTCGGCAAGTCGACGCTCCTGCTCGACGTGGCGGCCAAGTCCGCGAGCGACGAGCACCGCACTCTGTACGTCACGGGTGAGGAGTCGGCGAGCCAGGTGCGGCTGCGCGCCGACCGCATCGGCGCCATCGACGACCATCTGTACCTCGCGGCCGAGACGGATCTGGCCGCGGTGCTCGGCCACTTGGACGCGGTGAAGCCGTCGCTGCTGATCATGGACTCGGTGCAGACGGTCGCGTCCCCGGAGATCGACGGCGCGCCCGGCGGCATGGCCCAGGTGCGGGAGGTCGCCGGAGCCCTCATCCGGGCCTCCAAGGAACGCGGCATGTCCACGCTGCTGGTGGGCCACGTCACCAAGGACGGCGCGATCGCGGGCCCGCGCCTGCTGGAGCACCTGGTGGACGTCGTCCTGAGCTTCGAGGGCGACCGGCACGCCCGCCTGCGTCTCGTCCGAGGCGTCAAGAACCGCTACGGCACCACCGACGAGGTCGGCTGCTTCGAGCTGCACGACGAGGGCATCACGGGCCTCGCCGACCCGAGCGGGCTCTTCCTGACCCGCCGGGCCGAACCGGTCCCGGGCACCTGCCTGACCGTCACCCTCGAAGGCCGCCGCCCGCTGGTCGCCGAGGTCCAGGCGCTCACGGTCGACTCGCAGATCCCCTCCCCGCGCCGCACCACCTCGGGCCTGGAGACCTCCCGCGTCTCGATGATGCTCGCGGTGCTGGAACAGCGCGGGCGGATCAGCGCCTTGGGCAAAAGGGACATCTACTCCGCGACGGTCGGCGGTGTGAAGCTTTCGGAGCCCGCCGCCGACCTGGCCGTCGCCCTCGCCCTGGCGAGTGCCGCGAGTGACACACCTCTCCCCAAGAACCTCGTCGCGATCGGCGAAGTGGGCCTCGCGGGCGAGGTGAGACGGGTCACGGGAGTGCAGCGCAGACTGGCCGAAGCCCACCGTCTGGGCTTCACGCACGCGCTGGTCCCGGGCGATCCGGGCAAGGTCCCGGCGGGCATGAAGGTCCTGGAAGTCGCGGACATAGGGGACGCCCTGCGGGTCCTTCCCCGCTCCCGTCGCAGAGAGGCCCCACGGGACGAGGAGGGTCGCCGGTAG